From Zea mays cultivar B73 chromosome 3, Zm-B73-REFERENCE-NAM-5.0, whole genome shotgun sequence:
TCTTGCGGCGGGCGTGCTCCGTGTAGGTGACAGCGTCGCGAATGACGTTCTCGAGGAAGATCTTGAGCACGCCGCGGGTCTCCTCGTAGATGAGCCCCGAGATGCGCTTCACGCCACCCCTTCTCGCCAGCCTCCGGATCGCCGGCTTCGTAATGCCCTGGATGTTGTCGCGGAGGACCTTGCGGTGACGCTTCGCGCCGCCCTTGCCCAGCCCCTTCCCGCCCTTTCCGCGCCCCGACATGGTCACTCGAACTCGGAGGAGAGGTTGAGAATTGGGAATTTGGAGGTAGGGTATGGTCGTATGGAAGAGATGAGACGAGTGGATTCAGATGAAGGCAAATGAGTTATTTAAACGGCGTGTGGTGGGGTGCGGAGCCAGTCTGCTGCTCTGCGCCGTTCGATGGGCACCAGACGGACGGGTGAGAATGAGAGCTGGGTAGATGCCGCGGATCGCTGACGTGGTGCAAGGCACGGATCGCTGAGTTGGCTGGCGTGAGGCTGAATTTTTCGGGTACTAGGGTGATACTGGTACGTTGCGGACGGACGTCAATCAAGCTTCAACATTCTTAATAAAGTACATCGGTAAAGAACACATGAATGATTCAAATCTCATACTCCCTCcgttttctttttatttgtcgctggatagtgtaaaattgcactatccagcgacaaataaaaagaaacggagggagtaataaAATACAACACGTCTCCACACACAGAGGAGTACGATGTAGGAAATCATATATAATCTGAATAACAATTTAGCCTATAGATATTTTAACAAGTCTTAGCTGTGCATGTTACCtaataacctacaattataaGTAATCCGGTACAGGGAACTCAGAAATTGCATTGTCCATGCATTTCTGCATTAGATCATTACATATGTGAAGTGACTGGTGCCTTCAATTTACCGAAGAAACATGTGGCGGTCACCTGTGAAGAGAAACAAAGCCCATAAATTGGTCTATAAATCTATATGTAAAATGATAAGGAAAAAAGAATACATGCAACCTAATCTGCCACTCAGTCCATGTCCCAGCAAAAATAGCAACACGTTCATTCTTCTGGTGACCTACTTTAATTTGTCCAAATGAAAGGTTGCATACGCTCTTGAAGCATTATCTGTAACACTTTCACTCATACTCGCCCAGATGCAATTTCTCAAACGATCTCCCACCAGGTGTTGCTTTAGTTTCCCTTGAAATGAGCTTCCTTGTGCCTAGGAGTGGCATGTAGACATACTCTTTGCAAGATTGCTCAAACAAATCAAAGTGTGGGGACCCCATCCCAGTGAGTCTTAGCAAGTAGCGACCCGACCTAGGAAAAGCCCCAAAGGGGAGACACTCTCCCTTTGGGAGCTCCGGGTTACTGTCGGGGAAATGATCCACGGGCCTCTAGGGCCCACTAGTCTATAGAAGGCTATGGGAAAGGTCCACCCTAGAAGGGCCTGCCCCCAGACAAACCTGAGGCACCGAGCCCATGGTTGAGCGAGGTAGGGCCGAAAGGGGTTGGGCAGATCGAGGAGAAGCCACTCGAGTGGATTCCATGCCTGACTAGGACTAACCCATTGTGCCACATTAATCGCGTCTAGTGTCGAGCCACAGAAGGCGAGTCGGCCCACtatccactcatgacctacgggcTCCTAGGCCTATGGCCCACTCATGACCTACCGAGCCTAGGCCAGAGAACACTGCCTTCGACAGGCCCCACAACACGACGATCCACGCCGAAATCCAGGCTATGAAAGACAGGGGTCGACGTGACGCAGGGATGATAATGATGGCATCGGGAATCTTCACCGCCCACGTCGCCCGCCATAAAGAGCCCTGTCAGGGACACCTAGACGACCGAGGCGTATACGGACAAACATAACCTTACCAGGGTAGAACTCCTAGTTTTACCGATGCACAGTAGATCCTTCTTAAGGAAGCTACCGGCAGTCGACCCATATCTTGGCCTATAAAAGAAGGAGGTTTGCCACGACGACACGAGGACACAGGACGTGAGGTGAACAACACATTCAACGAGATTAGAAGACCCGGTGGCCGGAGCCAAGGTGCGACGTCCAAGGCTTATCTTAGAACTCCAACCCCACAGTCTGTAGGTTCATCCATGCATAAGAGACTTGGGAGCTCCTACCTCTTTCGCCCGCTTGTA
This genomic window contains:
- the LOC103651039 gene encoding histone H4, which translates into the protein MSGRGKGGKGLGKGGAKRHRKVLRDNIQGITKPAIRRLARRGGVKRISGLIYEETRGVLKIFLENVIRDAVTYTEHARRKTVTAMDVVYALKRQGRTLYGFGG